Proteins from a single region of Streptomyces spectabilis:
- a CDS encoding FtsK/SpoIIIE domain-containing protein — protein sequence MDAVLLALALAVLAWLLVIGDHLRQRCPHWHWYVTGYPVAALRVLFTWRRVAILNDLAVSKHPARGLIGDLIVKGDPLRPTAPRISLPRAHRLGLRVVVRLHAGQTAAPYLKAADAFAHAWKMHAVRVTYPERGVVVLAATASDPLERPGLISAPTAHLAALVGVLESGGAWVMDLRLVPHWLIAGATRSGKSTLLARLITQLAPQDIALVGIDCKGGMELGLFARRLSALTTCRREAVAVLGALAIEMRDRMDECRTAGVRSVWELPDKLRPVPVVVIVDELAELYLSDGTRESRAETEQCSTLLLRLAQLGAALGMHLVVAGQRVGSDLGSGVTALRAQLGGRICHRVHDPGTAEMALGDLNKDAVAVAQSITPDEKGVAVCTGPDGGWSRARSHLTTTEEARTTADRHAGLTPLLPALDHALDALRGGTP from the coding sequence ATGGACGCCGTGCTGCTCGCCCTCGCGTTAGCCGTGCTGGCCTGGCTGCTGGTGATCGGAGATCACCTGCGGCAGCGGTGCCCGCACTGGCACTGGTACGTCACCGGCTACCCCGTCGCCGCGTTGCGGGTGCTGTTCACCTGGCGCCGGGTCGCCATCCTCAACGACCTCGCCGTCTCCAAGCACCCGGCCCGCGGCCTGATCGGGGACCTGATCGTCAAGGGCGATCCGCTGCGGCCGACCGCTCCGCGCATCTCCCTGCCCCGCGCCCATCGCCTGGGCCTGCGGGTGGTGGTGCGCCTGCACGCGGGCCAGACCGCGGCCCCGTACCTGAAGGCGGCGGACGCCTTCGCCCACGCCTGGAAGATGCACGCGGTCCGGGTCACCTACCCCGAGCGGGGTGTGGTGGTGCTGGCGGCCACGGCCAGCGACCCCCTGGAGCGGCCCGGTCTGATCTCCGCCCCTACCGCGCATCTGGCCGCGCTCGTCGGGGTGCTGGAGAGCGGCGGGGCGTGGGTGATGGACCTACGCCTGGTTCCGCACTGGCTGATCGCCGGGGCGACCCGCTCGGGCAAGTCCACCCTCCTGGCCCGGCTGATCACCCAGCTCGCCCCGCAGGACATCGCGCTGGTCGGGATCGACTGCAAGGGCGGCATGGAACTGGGCCTGTTCGCCCGCCGCCTGTCCGCGCTGACGACATGCAGGCGCGAGGCCGTGGCCGTCCTCGGCGCCCTCGCCATCGAAATGCGCGATCGCATGGACGAGTGCCGGACGGCCGGAGTGCGCTCGGTCTGGGAACTGCCCGACAAACTCCGGCCGGTCCCCGTCGTCGTGATCGTCGACGAACTCGCGGAGCTCTACCTCTCCGACGGCACCCGCGAGAGCCGGGCCGAGACCGAGCAGTGCTCGACCCTGCTGCTGCGCCTGGCCCAGCTCGGCGCCGCCCTCGGCATGCACCTGGTCGTCGCCGGGCAGCGCGTCGGCTCCGACCTCGGCTCCGGCGTCACCGCCCTGCGCGCCCAGCTCGGCGGCCGCATCTGCCACCGCGTCCACGACCCCGGCACCGCCGAAATGGCCCTGGGCGACCTCAACAAGGACGCCGTAGCCGTCGCACAGTCCATCACCCCGGACGAGAAGGGCGTGGCCGTCTGCACCGGCCCGGACGGCGGCTGGAGCCGCGCCCGCTCCCACCTCACCACCACCGAGGAAGCCCGCACGACCGCCGACAGACACGCCGGACTGACCCCGCTCCTCCCGGCTCTGGATCACGCGCTGGACGCCCTCCGGGGAGGCACCCCGTGA
- a CDS encoding GntR family transcriptional regulator produces the protein MTEIQRPGALYQQVAAAIREAILSGEFTPDSPLPSEAQLMARYQVSRPTVRNAIAALRAEGLIDVRHGKGSFVRSDSQPAVTLERRITRARGGGFTLPDGTEWGEAEAPSVYRSHTTKETGQALNLGEEEALLCCDRLLTDPATGTRAMHRTSIPFETADAIPHLAESPDRQPLAIYGLLAEAGHKLTWSETVRARMPLPDERTALKLPDATPLLHLARITHSTDGQPLLLEELRVGADRAELAYQITAQASAGRGARS, from the coding sequence ATGACGGAGATCCAACGCCCCGGAGCGCTCTACCAGCAGGTCGCCGCCGCCATCCGCGAAGCGATCCTGTCCGGCGAGTTCACCCCCGACAGCCCGCTCCCGTCTGAGGCCCAGCTCATGGCCCGCTACCAGGTCTCCCGCCCCACCGTCCGTAACGCCATCGCCGCCCTCCGGGCAGAAGGCCTGATCGACGTGCGGCACGGCAAGGGCAGCTTCGTCCGCTCCGACAGCCAACCCGCCGTGACCCTGGAGCGCCGCATTACCCGGGCCCGCGGAGGCGGCTTCACGCTGCCCGACGGGACCGAGTGGGGTGAGGCCGAGGCGCCGAGCGTGTACCGGTCGCACACCACGAAGGAGACCGGCCAGGCCCTCAACCTCGGTGAAGAGGAAGCCCTGTTGTGCTGCGACCGACTGCTCACCGATCCGGCTACCGGCACCCGAGCCATGCACCGCACCTCGATCCCGTTCGAGACTGCCGACGCCATCCCGCACCTGGCCGAGAGTCCGGACCGGCAGCCCTTGGCGATCTACGGTCTGCTCGCCGAGGCCGGGCACAAGCTGACCTGGTCCGAGACCGTCCGCGCCCGCATGCCCCTGCCCGACGAGCGCACGGCCCTGAAGCTCCCGGACGCGACACCGCTGCTGCACCTGGCCCGCATCACCCACAGCACCGATGGCCAGCCCCTGCTGCTCGAAGAGCTCCGCGTGGGCGCGGACCGCGCCGAACTCGCCTACCAGATCACCGCCCAGGCGAGCGCGGGTCGAGGAGCCCGGAGCTAG
- a CDS encoding ATP-binding protein, which translates to MNPRGVRKRGNAGQERGTQGPQGATVAGSPGHFRALTIFAESADAVRAARDMVGASLQDWGLGSLRDDVRLVVSELVGNVVQHAVPDGCLARPGASRRVDVSVMTWPGLLCIGVTDEDSAPPDLPVGECVSPALAGEFPEALLPDRGRGLLIVQRLADSVWWSPEEPGGKTVWCRFDLDPVASERAP; encoded by the coding sequence ATGAATCCGAGGGGCGTCCGGAAGCGCGGGAACGCTGGTCAGGAGCGAGGTACACAGGGCCCGCAAGGCGCGACGGTGGCCGGGAGCCCTGGGCACTTCAGAGCACTGACGATCTTCGCTGAGTCTGCGGACGCCGTCCGTGCGGCGCGGGACATGGTGGGCGCCTCGCTTCAGGACTGGGGGTTGGGCTCGCTGCGTGACGACGTCCGCTTGGTCGTCTCGGAACTCGTCGGGAACGTCGTGCAGCACGCTGTGCCGGACGGTTGCCTGGCGCGTCCCGGTGCGAGTCGGCGCGTGGACGTGTCCGTCATGACGTGGCCCGGTCTGCTCTGCATTGGCGTGACCGATGAGGACTCCGCGCCGCCGGACCTTCCGGTGGGTGAGTGCGTTTCGCCTGCTCTGGCCGGTGAGTTTCCGGAGGCGTTGTTACCGGACCGGGGGCGCGGACTGTTGATCGTCCAGAGGCTTGCCGACTCGGTGTGGTGGTCGCCCGAGGAGCCGGGTGGCAAGACGGTCTGGTGCCGCTTCGATCTGGATCCCGTCGCCAGTGAACGGGCTCCGTAG
- a CDS encoding tetratricopeptide repeat protein, with translation MAGVAPTPAALPPHVLERADVRAAIANHDFGEVFRLAKLHGNISYAKIAEAVGYKREHIGKMARPETNGTGVRPRITQHFKILEVVDGLRIPGHLAGLAPRPWELQETPGNAQPDDPSTLLAQGGAGLWDIAELLRRTEMSSINSAALESIEQGIDQLARAYPYADADYLHQRTRNGLQYVTKQLESRMTLRQHRELLVDAGWLFLLNACVQYDRGQREAANLSKAAALRIGEEAGHGEIKAWAWEIEAWFALTQCRWDNMLTAVDAGHASDQTHSVGVQLYAHKARAAARMGDARLVRDSLDAGRARLERLPRPDHPEHHFIIDPDKWDFYEMDAYRLLGDDERAATHARSVIRISTGPDGTEISPMRAAEARLTLGVTAARSGEIEEAVGMGAAALEANRRSLPSLLLVANELNKELKSRYPRESATQEFSERLSAMKRNVAIADLPF, from the coding sequence ATGGCCGGAGTCGCTCCGACACCAGCAGCACTGCCGCCGCACGTTCTGGAACGCGCCGACGTACGCGCAGCCATCGCCAACCACGACTTCGGCGAGGTCTTCCGGCTCGCCAAGCTCCACGGCAACATCAGCTACGCCAAGATCGCCGAGGCCGTCGGCTACAAGCGCGAGCACATCGGCAAGATGGCCCGCCCCGAGACCAACGGCACGGGCGTCCGCCCCCGGATCACCCAGCACTTCAAGATCCTCGAAGTGGTCGACGGCCTCCGCATCCCGGGCCACCTCGCAGGCCTCGCCCCCCGCCCATGGGAACTACAAGAAACACCGGGCAACGCCCAGCCGGACGACCCGAGCACTCTGCTGGCCCAGGGCGGCGCAGGCCTCTGGGACATCGCCGAACTGCTCCGCCGGACGGAGATGTCCAGCATCAACAGCGCGGCCCTGGAATCGATCGAGCAAGGTATCGACCAGTTGGCCCGCGCGTACCCCTACGCGGACGCCGACTACCTCCACCAGCGCACGCGCAACGGCTTGCAGTACGTCACCAAGCAGCTTGAGAGCCGCATGACTCTGCGGCAGCACCGAGAGCTCCTCGTCGACGCCGGATGGCTCTTCCTCCTGAACGCCTGCGTCCAGTACGACCGGGGCCAGCGCGAGGCCGCCAACCTCAGCAAGGCAGCAGCCCTCCGCATCGGCGAGGAGGCTGGGCACGGCGAGATCAAGGCATGGGCATGGGAGATCGAGGCCTGGTTCGCCCTCACCCAATGCCGCTGGGACAACATGCTCACCGCGGTCGACGCCGGGCACGCCTCCGACCAAACCCACTCCGTCGGCGTCCAGTTGTACGCCCACAAGGCCCGCGCCGCAGCCCGCATGGGAGACGCCCGCCTGGTCCGCGACTCCCTGGACGCCGGCCGCGCCCGCCTGGAGCGCCTGCCCCGCCCGGACCACCCCGAGCACCACTTCATAATCGACCCGGACAAGTGGGACTTCTACGAGATGGACGCGTACCGCCTACTCGGCGACGACGAACGCGCCGCCACCCACGCCCGCTCGGTCATCCGCATCAGCACGGGCCCCGACGGCACCGAAATCTCACCCATGCGCGCGGCAGAGGCCCGCCTCACGCTCGGGGTCACCGCAGCCCGCTCAGGGGAAATCGAAGAGGCTGTAGGCATGGGCGCCGCAGCTCTGGAAGCTAACCGGAGGTCGCTACCTTCGCTGCTTTTAGTCGCCAATGAACTGAACAAGGAACTCAAATCTCGATACCCTCGGGAAAGCGCAACTCAAGAATTCAGCGAGCGACTTTCAGCAATGAAGAGAAACGTGGCCATCGCGGACCTCCCATTCTAG
- a CDS encoding effector-associated constant component EACC1, whose product MQIRMDGPGADEELRSLRLWLLEIPEIRQHAKISWLTVDPQPEEMSAGALDALQLVTDNLWQMATFSLAYATWRKTRVRSPRVTVEYNGKIVTIEGDDSDVVERVIRTLAEE is encoded by the coding sequence ATGCAAATCCGTATGGATGGCCCAGGCGCTGACGAGGAGTTGCGCTCGCTTCGGTTGTGGCTTCTCGAAATTCCTGAGATTCGTCAGCATGCCAAGATTTCCTGGCTGACCGTGGATCCTCAGCCGGAAGAGATGAGTGCTGGTGCACTCGATGCACTTCAGCTAGTGACCGACAATCTCTGGCAGATGGCCACCTTTTCGCTAGCCTATGCGACATGGCGTAAGACGCGTGTCAGGTCACCTCGGGTAACTGTTGAATATAACGGAAAGATCGTCACTATCGAAGGGGATGATAGTGATGTAGTGGAGCGTGTCATTCGAACGCTCGCCGAGGAGTAG
- a CDS encoding TIGR03960 family B12-binding radical SAM protein has protein sequence MPVESVFPQLEALLPHVQKPIQYVGGELNSTVKEWDACDVRWALMYPDAYEVGLPNQGVMILYEVLNEREGVLAERTYSVWPDLEELMREHKVPQFTVDSHRPVKAFDVFGLSFSTELGYTNMLTALDLAGIPLESKDRTVDDPIVLAGGHAAFNPEPIADFIDAAIIGDGEQAVLDMTEIIRQWKAEGRPGGREEVLFRLARTGSVYIPAFYDVEYLPDGRIGRVVPNRSGVPWRVSKHTVMDLDEWPYPKQPLVPLAETVHERMSVEIFRGCTRGCRFCQAGMITRPVRERSITGIGEMVDKGLKATGFEEVGLLSLSSADHSEIGDIAKGLADRYTEDKIGLSLPSTRVDAFNVDLANELTRNGRRSGLTFAPEGGSERMRKVINKMVSEEDLIRTVATAYGNGWRQVKLYFMCGLPTETDDDVLQIADMAMNVIQKGREVSGSNDIRCTVSIGGFVPKPHTPFQWAPQLSAEQTDERLAKLRDKIRGDKKYGRSIGFRYHDGKPGIVEGLLSRGDRRIGAVIRAVYEDGGRFDGWREHFSYDRWMQCADKTLPEMGVDVDWYTTRERTYEEVLPWDHLDSGLDKDWLWEDWQDSLDETEVEDCRWTPCFDCGVCPQMDTAIQIGPTGKKLLPLTVKKTPVTS, from the coding sequence ATGCCTGTCGAGTCGGTTTTCCCGCAGCTCGAAGCCCTGCTCCCGCATGTGCAGAAGCCGATCCAGTACGTAGGCGGCGAACTCAACTCCACGGTCAAGGAGTGGGACGCCTGCGACGTCCGCTGGGCGCTCATGTACCCGGACGCGTACGAGGTCGGACTCCCCAACCAGGGCGTCATGATCCTCTACGAGGTCCTGAACGAGCGCGAGGGCGTCCTCGCCGAGCGCACGTACAGCGTGTGGCCGGACCTCGAGGAGCTGATGCGGGAGCACAAGGTCCCGCAGTTCACGGTGGACAGCCACCGCCCGGTGAAGGCCTTCGACGTCTTCGGCCTGAGCTTCTCCACAGAGCTGGGCTACACGAACATGCTGACGGCCCTGGACCTCGCCGGCATCCCGCTGGAGTCCAAGGACCGCACCGTCGACGACCCGATCGTGCTCGCGGGCGGCCACGCGGCCTTCAACCCCGAGCCGATCGCGGACTTCATCGACGCGGCGATCATCGGCGACGGCGAGCAGGCCGTGCTCGACATGACGGAGATCATCCGTCAGTGGAAGGCCGAGGGCCGTCCCGGCGGCCGCGAGGAGGTCCTCTTCCGCCTCGCCAGGACCGGCAGCGTCTACATCCCGGCGTTCTACGACGTCGAGTACCTCCCGGACGGCCGCATCGGCCGCGTCGTGCCGAACAGGTCCGGCGTGCCGTGGCGCGTGTCCAAGCACACCGTCATGGACCTCGACGAGTGGCCGTACCCGAAGCAGCCCCTCGTGCCGCTGGCCGAGACGGTGCACGAGCGCATGTCCGTGGAGATCTTCCGCGGCTGCACGCGCGGCTGCCGCTTCTGCCAGGCCGGCATGATCACGCGCCCGGTGCGCGAGCGCTCGATCACGGGCATCGGCGAGATGGTCGACAAGGGCCTCAAGGCCACGGGTTTCGAGGAAGTGGGCCTGCTCTCCCTCTCCTCCGCGGACCACTCCGAGATCGGCGACATCGCCAAGGGCCTCGCGGACCGCTACACCGAGGACAAGATCGGCCTGTCCCTGCCGTCCACCCGCGTGGACGCCTTCAACGTCGACCTGGCCAACGAGCTGACGCGCAACGGCCGCCGCTCCGGCCTCACGTTCGCCCCCGAGGGCGGCAGCGAGCGCATGCGCAAGGTCATCAACAAGATGGTGTCCGAGGAAGACCTCATCCGCACCGTCGCCACCGCGTACGGCAACGGCTGGCGCCAGGTGAAGCTGTACTTCATGTGCGGCCTGCCCACCGAGACCGACGACGACGTCCTCCAGATCGCCGACATGGCGATGAACGTCATCCAGAAGGGCCGCGAGGTCTCCGGCTCGAACGACATCCGCTGCACGGTGTCCATCGGCGGCTTCGTGCCGAAGCCCCACACCCCGTTCCAGTGGGCGCCGCAGCTCAGCGCCGAGCAGACGGACGAGCGGCTCGCCAAGCTCCGCGACAAGATCCGCGGCGACAAGAAGTACGGCCGCTCCATCGGCTTCCGCTACCACGACGGCAAGCCCGGCATCGTCGAAGGCCTCCTCTCCCGCGGCGACCGCCGCATCGGCGCCGTCATCCGCGCCGTCTACGAGGACGGCGGCCGCTTCGACGGCTGGCGCGAGCACTTCTCCTACGACCGCTGGATGCAGTGCGCCGACAAGACGCTGCCCGAGATGGGCGTCGACGTCGACTGGTACACCACCCGCGAGCGCACGTACGAGGAGGTCCTGCCTTGGGACCACCTGGACTCCGGCCTCGACAAGGACTGGCTCTGGGAGGACTGGCAGGACTCCCTCGACGAGACCGAGGTCGAGGACTGCCGCTGGACCCCGTGCTTCGACTGCGGGGTGTGCCCGCAGATGGACACGGCCATACAAATCGGCCCGACCGGCAAGAAGCTCTTGCCCTTGACGGTCAAGAAGACCCCTGTGACCAGCTGA
- a CDS encoding CYTH and CHAD domain-containing protein has translation MADTKHGTATHREIERKYDAGAGGGLPDLSGVAGVADVIDKGVADLDAVYYDTADQRLAEAAITLRRRTGGSDAGWHLKLPVSLADGVRDEVHAPLSDDVPRPLAGLVRSRVRDTPLAPVVRLRSARAVRHLVDESGTLLAEVSLDEVRAERLSGGDRRTTAWSEIEVELADGGDPRLLDRVEKKLRKAGVRRSTSGSKLARALAETGDAAPAGRDGWAQPPVPSTGDPAGAHVMAYLREQRDALIAMDPAVRQDLPDSVHQMRVATRRLRSAFKTYRKILDRETTDPLGEELRWLAGELGVDRDREVLTERLTTALADVPRTLRLGPVRARLRIWSIAGRAGSRRKTVAVLDSSRYLALLDAVDALLADPPLRKAAGAPADDALPKAMLKDFDRLAARVDHALALAPGEERDTAMHEARKAAKRARYAGEAAKPALGKPAKRFAKRMKAVQKVLGEHQDSVVAREALRNLAIQAHAAGESAYTWGLLYGREEAAAAAQERELPEVWDRAAASKVRAALGG, from the coding sequence ATGGCGGACACGAAGCACGGGACTGCGACGCACCGCGAGATCGAGCGGAAGTACGACGCCGGGGCCGGTGGAGGCCTCCCCGACCTGAGCGGCGTCGCCGGAGTGGCCGACGTCATCGACAAGGGCGTCGCCGATCTCGACGCCGTCTACTACGACACCGCCGACCAACGCCTGGCCGAGGCCGCCATCACCCTGCGCCGCCGCACCGGAGGCTCCGACGCGGGCTGGCATCTGAAGCTCCCCGTCTCGCTCGCGGACGGCGTGCGCGACGAGGTCCACGCCCCCCTGTCGGACGACGTCCCCCGCCCCCTGGCGGGCCTGGTCCGCTCCCGCGTGCGCGACACTCCGCTGGCGCCGGTCGTACGCCTCCGCTCGGCCCGCGCGGTGCGCCACCTCGTGGACGAGTCGGGCACGCTCCTCGCCGAGGTGTCCCTGGACGAGGTCCGCGCCGAACGGCTCTCCGGCGGGGACCGCCGCACCACCGCGTGGAGCGAGATCGAGGTGGAGCTGGCGGACGGGGGTGATCCCCGGCTCCTGGACAGGGTGGAGAAGAAGCTGCGCAAGGCGGGGGTGCGGCGCTCGACGTCGGGCTCGAAGCTGGCGCGGGCGCTGGCGGAAACGGGCGACGCCGCCCCTGCGGGGCGGGACGGGTGGGCGCAGCCCCCGGTGCCCAGCACGGGTGACCCGGCCGGGGCTCACGTCATGGCGTACCTCCGCGAGCAGCGCGACGCCCTGATCGCCATGGACCCCGCCGTCCGCCAGGACCTCCCCGACTCCGTCCACCAGATGCGCGTGGCCACGCGCCGCCTGCGCAGCGCCTTCAAGACGTACCGGAAGATCCTCGACAGGGAGACCACGGACCCGCTCGGCGAGGAGCTGAGGTGGCTGGCCGGCGAGCTGGGCGTGGACCGCGACCGCGAGGTCCTCACCGAACGCCTCACGACGGCCCTCGCGGACGTCCCCCGCACGCTGCGCCTCGGCCCCGTCCGCGCCCGCCTGCGGATCTGGTCGATCGCGGGCCGCGCCGGATCGCGCCGCAAGACCGTCGCCGTCCTCGACTCGTCGCGCTATCTGGCCCTCCTCGACGCCGTCGACGCGCTGCTGGCCGACCCGCCGCTGCGCAAGGCCGCCGGGGCCCCCGCCGACGACGCCCTGCCCAAGGCGATGCTCAAGGACTTCGACCGGCTCGCGGCCCGCGTGGACCACGCCCTGGCCCTCGCCCCCGGCGAGGAGCGCGACACGGCGATGCACGAGGCCCGCAAGGCGGCCAAGCGCGCCCGGTACGCGGGCGAGGCCGCGAAGCCCGCCCTGGGCAAGCCCGCGAAGCGCTTCGCCAAGCGCATGAAGGCCGTGCAGAAGGTCCTCGGAGAGCACCAGGACAGCGTCGTCGCCCGTGAGGCCCTGCGGAACCTGGCGATCCAGGCGCACGCGGCCGGTGAGTCCGCGTACACCTGGGGCCTGCTGTACGGCCGCGAGGAGGCGGCCGCGGCGGCCCAGGAGCGGGAGCTGCCCGAGGTGTGGGACCGGGCGGCGGCATCGAAGGTGCGGGCGGCGCTCGGCGGCTGA
- the rodA gene encoding rod shape-determining protein RodA, which translates to MAGTSGFSVSGYGPERSTMARLFARDSLLRRLDWWILLAALALSVIGSALVYSATRNRTELVGDDPYAFVIKHVINIGIGLALMAGTIWLGHTMLRTAVPILYGISVFLILLVLTPLGATVNGAHAWIVIGGQSLQPSEFCKITIILGMAMMLAARVDAGDREHPDHRTVVQALGLAAVPIMIIMLMPDLGSVMVIVMIVLGVLLASGASNRWVFGLLGAGALGGVAIWQLGVLDDYQIARFAAFANPALDPAGVGYNTNQARIAIGSGGLTGTGLTKGSQTTGQFVPEQQTDFVFTVAGEELGFIGAGAILLLLGVVLWRACRIARETTELYGTIVAAGIIAWFAFQAFENIGMTLGIMPVAGLPLPFVSYGGTSMFAVWVAVGLLQSIKVQRPLSA; encoded by the coding sequence ATGGCCGGCACCAGCGGTTTCTCCGTCTCGGGCTACGGCCCCGAGCGCTCCACCATGGCCCGCCTGTTCGCCCGCGACTCGCTGCTGCGCCGCCTCGACTGGTGGATACTGCTCGCCGCCCTCGCGCTCTCCGTGATCGGCTCGGCGCTCGTCTACTCGGCGACCCGCAACCGCACCGAGCTGGTCGGCGACGACCCGTACGCCTTCGTGATCAAGCACGTCATCAACATCGGCATCGGCCTCGCGCTGATGGCGGGCACGATCTGGCTCGGCCACACCATGCTGCGCACCGCCGTGCCGATCCTCTACGGCATCTCGGTCTTCCTGATCCTGCTGGTCCTGACCCCGCTCGGCGCGACCGTCAACGGCGCCCACGCCTGGATCGTCATCGGCGGCCAGTCGCTCCAGCCCTCCGAGTTCTGCAAGATCACCATCATTCTGGGCATGGCGATGATGCTCGCGGCCCGCGTCGACGCGGGCGACCGCGAGCACCCCGACCACCGCACCGTCGTCCAGGCCCTCGGCCTCGCCGCCGTGCCGATCATGATCATCATGCTGATGCCGGACCTCGGCTCGGTCATGGTGATAGTGATGATCGTCCTCGGCGTCCTGCTCGCCTCCGGCGCCTCCAACCGCTGGGTCTTCGGACTGCTCGGCGCGGGCGCCCTCGGCGGCGTCGCCATATGGCAGCTCGGCGTCCTGGACGACTACCAGATCGCCCGCTTCGCCGCGTTCGCCAACCCCGCGCTCGACCCGGCGGGCGTCGGCTACAACACCAACCAGGCCCGCATCGCCATCGGCTCCGGCGGCCTCACCGGCACCGGGCTCACCAAGGGCTCTCAGACCACCGGCCAGTTCGTGCCCGAGCAGCAGACCGACTTCGTCTTCACCGTCGCCGGCGAGGAACTGGGCTTCATCGGAGCGGGCGCGATCCTGCTCCTCCTGGGCGTCGTCCTGTGGCGCGCCTGCCGCATCGCCCGCGAGACGACCGAGTTGTACGGCACGATCGTCGCCGCCGGAATCATCGCCTGGTTCGCCTTCCAGGCCTTCGAGAACATCGGCATGACCCTCGGCATCATGCCCGTGGCGGGCCTCCCGCTGCCCTTCGTCTCCTACGGCGGAACATCGATGTTCGCCGTCTGGGTGGCCGTCGGCCTCCTCCAGTCGATCAAGGTGCAGCGGCCGCTGTCGGCCTGA